The nucleotide sequence AACACCGAGAACGATCAGCGTAATCGGCATCGTCGGGAAGAACTGACTCCGGATCGGATGTGACAGATCCGTCCGGACCTGATCCGGGTGGGTCACGATTCGGAGTACCCAGGGGATGGTGAAGACGACCGTCAGAATGGCCGTCAACACGACGAAAAACTGTGCAAGCGTGGCGACCGGCCCGAGCGAGTACTCGGCAGCGACCAGCGCCAGGGCCACACCCAAGGCACCGGTCCCCATCGTCGAACCGAACCACTGCGGTCCAAAGTACTCCGGGATACCGGCCAGCCGCGACTCCGTCCGTCCGGTCCGTGTCGTCGATGCGCTCATAGTCTTGTGTATTCATCCAAATACTACCCAATAATACGGATAAGGATTCCGATCAGTAAATCAGCTACAAACAATCAGGAACGAAAGACACCGGCACGAGCAACGACGGTGCGGGTCTCGTCGAACGGTTGAATCGTCCCCCCCGAAGGCGACAGATCGGTTATGAGTGCTTGTGGCCCACCGCACCGGGCGCGAGCGTCGGAATGCCACCAGTTTCCGAGCCTGGCTGTTGTACGTATGTCACAAGGATACGCAGGACCCTGTCACCAAGAGTAGCTATTTTGAGGGTGTCCTAACGGTGTTACGCCTATATTTATACGTATCCAACCCATAGTAATGGTCGAATAAGACAAGACCGGCGAAGGCAACCCTACCGGCATGCGCCGTCGCGTCCACGACTGAGACGTGGGATAGCAAGCGCGACCTCGCCCACCAGAGAAGAGAGCGGGCAATCGATACCGCGGCCAATGTGATCGTCACGCCGGACGACGGGTCCAAGTCCGACGGCGAATTGCTGGTCGCCAGTAGTAGGATGTCGTCGGCGTGGGAGTGCCCCCGCGGATCGAACGCGATATCGTCGATCGGGGCGGGGCCAACAGTTACCAGTATGTGCCGATTTCATGCGTTTTAGGCGCTCTAACGCCATATTTCGAGCGATTTATGCCGCTACAGTCGAATATATATGTGATGTCGAAATCCGACGAACTCGCCGAGATGAAGCAAAGTCTCCACCAACTCGTTGGCGAAGCCGAGAACCTCGAAGGGTTCGCCGGCTACGTCGAAGCCACAGAGAGCCCGGGGGCGCTCGATACGAAGACCAAGGAACTCATGTCCCTGGCTGTCGGGTGTGTGGCGCGGTGTGAACACTGCGTCCTCTGGCACATGGACGGCGCGCTCGAGGCCGGTGCGACCCGCGAGGAGGTCATCGAGACGCTCGAAGTCGCCGTCCTGATGGGCGGCGGTCCGGCGATGACCTACGCGATCGAGGCCTACGAGATCCTCGAGGAACTGGAAGCCGAGAAAGGCGCCTGAGGACTCCCCTCCATTATTTCAGATGTCAACAGCCTTTGCAGTCCCTGATCTCGGTGACGGGGCCACGGAGGGCCGACTCGTCGCCCTCGAGGTCGCGGCCGGCGAGACGGTCGCCGAGGGCACGCTCCTCGCCGAGGTCGAGACCGACAAGTCGATCGTCGAGGTGACCGCCCCTGAGACGATGGCGATCGAAGCGTGCGCCGCCGCGGAGGGCGAGGACGTCGAAGTCGGCGAGACGCTGTTCACTTACGAGGCCGCCGATCCCGACGACGTCCCCGAGAGTGGAGACGCCGAGGGTGGCGAACCCACCGAACCGCCGGAACCCACCGAGGACAGACCGTCGGAACCCGACGACGACTCCGCCGACGCTGTCGGTGTGGCCACCCAGCCGACAGGCGGGGCGTCCGAACGGACGGTCCGACCCGTCGGCGAGGGCACCCCGGCGGACGTCCCGAGTCCGGGCAGCGTCGAGGGCGTCCCCGAACAGACCGACGTCCTCATCATCGGGGCCGGCCCCGGGGGCTACGTCGCGGCAATTCGGGCCGGCCAGCTCGGCCTGGACGTGACGCTGGTCGAAGACGACGCCGTCGGCGGGACCTGCCTCAACTACGGATGTATCCCGTCGAAGGCGCTCATCCACGGTGCAGACATCGCCTACGAGGCCGCTAACGCCGAACACCTCGGGATCAGCGCCGACCCGACCGTGGACGTCGAGCAGCTGACGGGCTGGAAGGACGACGTCGTCGACCAGCTCACCGGTGGCGTCGAGCAACTCTGTCACGCACAGGGCGTCACCGTCGTCGATGGCGTCGCCGAGTTCGTCAACAACCGGCGGGCGAAGATCACGACCGACGACGGCGAGACGGCAATCGAC is from Halorhabdus sp. BNX81 and encodes:
- a CDS encoding carboxymuconolactone decarboxylase family protein, giving the protein MSKSDELAEMKQSLHQLVGEAENLEGFAGYVEATESPGALDTKTKELMSLAVGCVARCEHCVLWHMDGALEAGATREEVIETLEVAVLMGGGPAMTYAIEAYEILEELEAEKGA